The following are from one region of the Chionomys nivalis chromosome 16, mChiNiv1.1, whole genome shotgun sequence genome:
- the Pkia gene encoding cAMP-dependent protein kinase inhibitor alpha produces the protein MTDVETTYADFIASGRTGRRNAIHDILVSSASGNSNELALKLAGLDINKTEGEDNGQRSSTEQSGEAQGEAAKSES, from the exons ATGACTGATGTGGAAACTACATATGCAGATTTTATTGCTTCAGGAAGAACAGGTAGAAGAAATGCAATACATGATATCCTGGTTTCCTCTGCAAGTGGCAACAGCAATGAATTAGCCTTGAAATTAGCAGGTCTTGATATCAACAAGACAG AAGGTGAAGACAATGGACAGAGAAGCTCCACAGAACAAAGTGGGGAAGCCCAAGGAGAAGCCGCCAAATCTGAAAGCTAA